A single window of candidate division KSB1 bacterium DNA harbors:
- the ilvD gene encoding dihydroxy-acid dehydratase, whose translation MRSDKVKKGIERAPHRSLLRATGLKDEDFSKPFIGIANSYTDLIPGHVHLQEFGRKVKESVRQAGGVPFEFNTIGVDDGIAMGHIGMRYSLASRELIADCVETMVEAHQLDALVCIPNCDKIVPGMLMAAVRLNIPTIFISGGPMLAGQLASGEVVDLISVFEAVGKVKSGTVDERQLLELEKAACPTCGSCAGMFTANSMNCLCEALGMALPGNGTIPAVDPRRDELIARIGQRIMDLWRRDIKPRDIITPASLRNAFALDMAMGGSTNTILHTLAVANEAGITFDLAELNEISDRVPYLCKVSPATPKVHLQDVDRAGGIRAILHELSKIDGLLDLDCPTVSGVSLGEVLKGAEILDHEVIRPIDNPYSTRGGLSILFGNLAPEGSVIKTGAVHPDMWDFAGPARVFDSEDAAMAAILEGAINPGDCIVIRYEGPKGGPGMPEMLSPTSAVMGRGLGSSVALITDGRFSGGTRGACIGHVSPEAAAGGPIAALRDGDIIRINLHERTLNVDLSDAEIQRRLAALPPFEPKIKKGWLARYTRFVTSANTGAVLK comes from the coding sequence ATGAGATCGGATAAAGTCAAAAAAGGCATCGAGCGTGCTCCGCACCGCAGCCTGCTGCGCGCTACCGGCCTGAAGGATGAAGATTTTTCCAAGCCGTTTATCGGCATCGCCAATTCATACACGGACCTGATCCCCGGGCATGTCCATCTGCAGGAATTCGGCCGCAAGGTCAAAGAGTCGGTGCGGCAGGCGGGCGGCGTACCGTTCGAATTCAATACCATTGGTGTAGACGACGGCATTGCCATGGGGCATATCGGCATGCGCTACAGCCTGGCCTCGCGCGAATTGATCGCCGACTGCGTAGAGACCATGGTCGAAGCGCACCAACTCGATGCTCTGGTTTGCATCCCGAACTGCGACAAGATCGTCCCCGGCATGTTGATGGCGGCGGTCCGTTTGAATATTCCGACTATCTTTATCTCCGGCGGGCCGATGTTGGCCGGACAACTTGCTTCCGGAGAGGTTGTAGATTTGATTTCGGTCTTTGAGGCGGTCGGCAAAGTAAAGTCCGGTACCGTAGATGAGAGACAACTGCTGGAGCTCGAAAAGGCCGCCTGTCCCACCTGCGGCAGCTGCGCCGGAATGTTCACTGCCAACAGCATGAACTGTCTCTGCGAGGCGCTGGGCATGGCACTGCCCGGCAACGGCACCATTCCGGCCGTCGATCCGCGACGCGATGAGCTCATTGCCCGCATCGGCCAGCGGATTATGGATCTGTGGCGACGCGACATCAAACCGCGAGACATCATCACCCCGGCTTCCCTCCGCAACGCTTTCGCGCTGGATATGGCGATGGGCGGTTCCACCAACACCATTCTTCATACTTTGGCCGTCGCCAATGAGGCCGGAATTACCTTTGATTTGGCCGAGTTGAATGAAATCTCGGATCGTGTTCCTTATCTTTGCAAAGTCTCTCCGGCCACGCCCAAGGTTCACCTGCAGGATGTCGATCGGGCGGGCGGCATTCGCGCCATCCTCCATGAGCTGAGCAAGATCGACGGTCTGCTGGATCTCGATTGTCCGACGGTTTCAGGCGTTTCCCTCGGCGAGGTGCTGAAGGGTGCAGAAATTCTTGACCATGAGGTGATACGCCCCATCGACAATCCCTATTCGACCCGCGGAGGTTTGTCGATTCTGTTCGGCAATTTGGCGCCCGAGGGAAGCGTCATCAAGACCGGCGCTGTGCACCCGGACATGTGGGATTTTGCCGGACCAGCGCGCGTGTTCGACTCGGAAGACGCCGCCATGGCGGCCATCCTCGAAGGCGCCATCAACCCCGGCGACTGTATCGTTATCCGCTATGAAGGGCCGAAAGGCGGACCCGGCATGCCGGAAATGCTGTCGCCGACCAGCGCCGTCATGGGACGCGGTCTCGGCAGTTCCGTGGCGCTCATCACCGACGGCCGTTTTTCCGGCGGCACCCGCGGCGCCTGCATCGGCCATGTCAGTCCCGAAGCCGCGGCAGGCGGCCCCATCGCCGCTCTTCGCGACGGCGACATCATCCGCATCAACCTTCACGAACGGACTCTGAACGTGGATCTCTCTGATGCGGAAATTCAGCGCCGTCTGGCTGCGTTGCCGCCGTTCGAGCCCAAGATAAAGAAAGGCTGGCTTGCCCGTTATACCCGCTTTGTAACATCGGCGAACACCGGCGCGGTTTTAAAATAG
- the ilvB gene encoding biosynthetic-type acetolactate synthase large subunit, which translates to MKEVHKEKSLKGAEIFIECLRREGVTHVFGYPGGAVLPIYDALYDVSDIKHILVRHEQGAVHAAEGYAKAAGKTGVVLVTSGPGATNTVTGIADAYMDSIPLVVFTGQVSSHLIGNDAFQEADTTGITRSITKWNILVTRTEQLAPAIRKAFYIASTGRPGPVVVDMCKDALLGECAFNYPERLDLPGYKPQTKGHPVSIQKAAAAIKKAKRPLIYAGGGVIFSDAAEQLTRLARTTQIPVTLTLHGLGGFPGSDPLFLGMLGMHGTFAANMAVSNCDCLIAVGARFDDRVTGKLSAFAVGAVKIHIDIDPSSINKNLRVEYPIVGDAREVLAELNDHFQEPLPTEEWLAQIDEWRRMCPLELPPEDGRLRPQTILKKLSDRLQGRVVVTTDVGQNQMWTAQYFTFEAPRSHITSGGLGTMGFSLPAAIGAAFGVVDRPIISISGDGGFQMNIQELITASYNKLPIKFIIFNNNYLGMVRQWQELFHDSRFSFTDLTDSNPDFVKVAEGMGCRARRIVHAEEVDEALDWALAVNDGPVVLEFVTVKEEMVFPMVPSGAAVSEMILKRLDPQRFEG; encoded by the coding sequence ATGAAGGAAGTGCATAAGGAAAAATCGTTGAAAGGGGCGGAAATCTTTATCGAATGTTTGCGGCGCGAAGGGGTGACGCATGTTTTCGGCTACCCCGGAGGTGCCGTGCTGCCCATTTACGATGCGCTGTATGATGTTTCCGACATCAAACATATTTTGGTACGACATGAACAGGGCGCCGTGCACGCGGCCGAGGGTTATGCCAAAGCCGCCGGTAAGACGGGTGTGGTTCTGGTTACTTCCGGCCCCGGCGCAACCAACACGGTCACCGGTATCGCCGATGCCTATATGGATTCCATCCCGCTCGTCGTCTTTACCGGCCAGGTCTCCAGCCATCTGATCGGCAACGATGCGTTTCAGGAGGCGGACACCACCGGCATTACCAGGTCGATCACCAAGTGGAATATCCTCGTCACCCGTACGGAGCAGCTTGCTCCGGCCATCCGTAAGGCATTTTACATTGCTTCGACAGGCCGCCCCGGGCCGGTGGTCGTCGACATGTGCAAAGATGCGCTGTTGGGAGAATGTGCCTTCAATTATCCGGAAAGACTCGATCTGCCTGGATATAAACCGCAGACAAAAGGGCATCCGGTGAGCATTCAAAAGGCTGCTGCGGCTATAAAAAAGGCGAAGCGGCCGCTGATCTACGCCGGCGGAGGCGTCATTTTTTCCGATGCTGCAGAGCAGCTGACTCGATTGGCGCGGACGACGCAGATTCCTGTAACCTTGACGCTGCACGGCCTCGGCGGATTCCCGGGCAGCGATCCGCTTTTCCTCGGCATGCTGGGTATGCACGGAACGTTTGCTGCGAATATGGCGGTGAGCAACTGCGACTGCCTGATTGCCGTCGGTGCCAGATTCGACGATCGGGTCACCGGCAAGCTGAGCGCCTTTGCCGTCGGTGCAGTCAAGATCCATATCGACATCGATCCGTCTTCAATTAACAAAAATCTGCGGGTCGAGTATCCGATCGTGGGTGATGCGCGCGAGGTTCTGGCTGAATTGAACGACCATTTTCAGGAACCGTTACCCACGGAAGAATGGCTGGCGCAGATCGATGAGTGGCGGCGAATGTGTCCTCTTGAGTTGCCCCCTGAGGACGGGCGTCTGCGCCCCCAGACGATTTTGAAAAAGCTTTCCGATCGCCTGCAGGGCCGGGTCGTGGTCACCACCGATGTCGGCCAGAATCAGATGTGGACGGCCCAGTATTTTACTTTTGAGGCGCCCCGATCGCACATTACCTCCGGTGGTTTGGGGACCATGGGGTTTTCTCTGCCGGCGGCAATCGGCGCGGCCTTCGGCGTCGTCGATCGGCCGATTATCAGCATTTCCGGCGACGGCGGATTTCAGATGAACATTCAGGAATTGATTACCGCTTCTTACAACAAGCTGCCCATCAAGTTCATCATTTTTAACAACAACTATCTCGGTATGGTGCGGCAATGGCAGGAACTGTTTCATGATTCACGATTTTCCTTCACCGATTTGACCGACAGCAATCCCGATTTTGTCAAAGTCGCTGAAGGCATGGGATGCAGGGCCAGGCGGATCGTGCATGCGGAAGAGGTAGACGAGGCGCTCGATTGGGCGCTGGCTGTAAATGACGGCCCGGTCGTACTCGAGTTTGTGACCGTTAAGGAGGAAATGGTTTTCCCCATGGTGCCGAGCGGAGCGGCCGTCAGTGAAATGATTCTTAAGCGGCTTGATCCGCAGCGTTTTGAGGGTTAA